Below is a window of Anaerobacillus alkaliphilus DNA.
ACTTACTTCATCACCAATTAATACGATCTTCTTAAGGTTGGGTAAATTATCTTTAGCAACACGCTCCACTAAATCTGGTGTCGTAACCAAAACTTTTGCAGCGCTATCATTTAAACGGTCAAAAATAGCCGCTTCCATAAATGCTTCGAAAAGTGGCCCAACTATAGCACCTAATTTAATTGCTCCTAGCAAACAAAAATATAGTTCAGGAGACCTTGGCATAAAAATAAAGACTCGGTCACCTTTCTCAACTCCAAGTTGCTTTAGAACATTACCTGCTTTATTTGTATTTTCCATCATTTCTTTAAACGTATATTTCTCACGTCTAAAATCATCTTTATAGTAGAGGGCAACTTGATTTTTCTTGACACCTTGAGCATGACGGTCAATTGCTTCAAATGCTATATTCATCTTCCCAGTCTTATACCAAGAAAATTGTTCCTCAACTTGACTCCAATCAAAGCTTTCCACAACTGTTTCATAATCTTCTAAATGAAAGTCTCCTTTTACAGCAGGAATTATTGGCATTTTCATATATTTCCCCCTCTATACTTATGTTCTATAACAATATATTTATTGTAATATACTTATAGAATTTTCTCAATTGTTTAAATTATTTTAACTATTTATAAGTCAAATTCTCCAAAATGATAAAAAAATCCTTTTTTTCATGTATAATATAGTTAATTTCTATTATTCTTTATTTCTAAGGTGGTGCTTGAATGATACACAAAAAAACTTACAATGCACTAGAATTAAAAGCAGGACAACATACGCTAATTATTGAAGGACCTATCTCGGCAAAGGAACTTGCTTCCTATAAATTTCACGAAGGTTTAGTAGCCTTTAGACCAGCTCAAAAACAGTTTCATGCTCTACTAGGCATTGCCGATCTACCAGAAGGGCGAATTATCATTGCTAGAGACCATGACACCATCATCGGATATGCAACATTTATATATCCGGACGAATTAGAAAGATGGTCCGAAGCAAACATGGACAACTTGCTTGAATTAGGTGCCATTGAAGTTGCTGCACCTTATCGTGGGTGTAAGGTAGGTAAGAATATGCTCCGGGTCTCCATGATGGATGACGCTATGAACGATTATATAATCATTACAACAGAATATTACTGGCACTGGGATTTAAAAGGTACTGGTTTATCTGTTTGGGACTATCGTAAAGCTATGGAGAAAATGATGAATGCAGGCGGATTAGTCTGGTTTGCAACTGATGATCCTGAAATCTGTTCTCACCCGGCAAATTGTTTAATGGTCCGAATTGGAAATAGAATAGATCAGGACTCAATTCAAAGATTTGATAGGATTCGATTCCAAAATCGCTTTATGTACTAATAAATGAGCTGTAGAATTTGGTATTACCTCATGACTTAGCACTTCCCAGAAAAAATTCTACATAAAAAATCTTAATCCATGATAGGGGAGTGAATTCTAAATGATTGTTGAACAAATAATGAAACGAAATGTCATAAAGATATTAGATAGCTCTACCATTAATGAAGCACATGAACTAATGAATGCAAATCGCGTTCGCCATTTGCCAGTTGTCAATGAAACTGATGATCTAGTTGGAATAATTTCCGACCGGGATATTCGAGATGCCAGGTCATCTGTTTTTGATACAGAAGAACATCTTGATTATTTTGCAAACCCTGTTTCAAAGATTATGATAACAGATGTCATTACTGCACATCCTCTCGATTTCGTTGAAGATGTATCTTCTATGTTCTATGAACATAATATCGGTTGCTTGCCAATTGAAGAAGATGATAAATTAGTCGGAATCATTACAGAAACTGATATTTTACACACACTCGTACAACTAATGGGGGCTCATCAGCCTAGCTCGCAAATTGAAGTGCTAGTAGAGAATATTGCAGGAATGCTTGCGGAAATAGCTACAATTATTAAAAAACGCAATATAAACATCACAAGTGTTTTGGTATACCCAAGTCAAGACTTAGAAAAAAAAGTACTTGTTTTCAGACTACAGACGATGGATCCACGGGGGGTTATTTCTGATATAGAAAGGGAAGGCTATAAAGTCTTATGGCCAAACTTACCGGGGATGTCATTATGAAGAATGCCGCTTTTATTTATTCTGAAGAGCAGCAAACCTACAAATTCTCTAATGATCACCCCTTTAATCAAAAACGTCTCGATTTAACGTATGATTTACTTGGTAAATGTAATGCCTTAAAACCAGAAGACATTATTCCACCAAGATTAGCAACAGATGAAGAGCTATTACTTATTCACGATAAAGAATACGTAAACGCTGTCAAACTTGCAAGCAAAGGAGAATTAAGACCATCAATGGCTACAAGCTATGGTATTGGTACGGACGATACGCCAATGTTCCCTAACATGCATGAAGCAGCCGCTCTCCTTGTAGGAGGAACTTTAACTGCTGTTGATCTAGTCATGAGTGGCAGCTACTTACACGCCTGTAACCTTAGTGGAGGACTACATCACGGGTTTAAAGGTCGAGCTTCTGGATTTTGTATCTATAACGATAGTTCTATTGCCATTGAATATATGCGCAAAAAATATAATGCAAGAGTCCTTTATGTAGACACTGACGCCCACCACGGAGATGGTGTCCAATGGGCTTTTTACGATGATGATGACGTTTGTACCCTTTCCATCCACGAAACTGGTCGCTTCCTATTTCCTGGTACGGGTAACGTCAATGAACGCGGTAGTGGAAAGGGTTATGGGTATTCCATTAATGTTCCTGTAGATGCATTTACCGAGGATGAATCATGGATCCATGCTTACAAAACATCGTTAAGAGAGGTCGCTGATTTTTTCAAACCTGACGTAATACTTACCCAAAACGGAGTGGACTCACATTATTATGACCCACTAACACATCTTTGCTCAACGATGGAAATATATCGAGAGATCCCAAAGCTAGCCCATGAGATTGCCCACGAATATTGCGGTGGGAAATGGATTGCCGTTGGTGGTGGTGGATATGATATATGGAGAGTTGTCCCACGGGCTTGGTCCATGCTTTGGTTAGAGATGACAGACAATCAGATAGGCACTGGTTCTCTTCCGGGAGAATGGTTAAAAAGGTGGCAGAAAGATGCACCTGTTGAGTTACCAACAACTTGGGAAGATCCGTCACCTCTCTATCCAGAAATACCACGAAAAAAAGAGATTTCCGAAAAAAACTCACTTACCCTAGAAAAAGCTCTTTCACATCTTAGGAATGAGAAGGAGAAATTAAGGAAGAGAGAGGATTAACATGGTTATAAAAGAGTGAGGGATGGTTAAATTGCATGGAAAAGGTCATTATCATAGTCTTTTCAACCAAGACTACTGATAATGACCTACATTAATTTATTACATACCCGCTACCATAGAATGAACAATTGAGAAAGAACGTTCTGATGCTAACTTGGTAAATTCAGTGAAATTCACATCAGCTTCACCGTTAGCTTTATCCGACATAGAACGAATAATCACAAACGGAATATCGTTTAGCATCGCTACATGGGCAACCGAAGCCCCTTCCATCTCTACACACTTTCCTTCAAAGAGGTGTCCTAGTTCCTCGACTTTTTTATGGTCAGCAATAAATTGATCGCCGCTTAATATCCTACCTTTCACAGTTTTTACATCATCAAGATTTTTTGCCGCTTGTTCAGCTAACTTTATTAACTGCTCATCTGCTGGAAAATCTGATGAATAAGCAAACATCGGAACTTCACCCTTTTTAAACCCTAAGGCAGACGCATCTAAATCATGTTGAACAGCACTCGTAGAAATAACAATATCGCCAATATTTAGTTCTGGGTCAACTGCTCCAGCTACACCTGTAAATATAATCTTGTTCACTGCAAAAATGTCAACAAGTAATTGAGTAGTAATAGCTGCATTGACTTTTCCAACACCTGATTTACAAACTACTACTTGCTTACCTTCGAACGTTCCTACATAGAAAGTAATTGTTGCTTTTACTATTTCTTCTTGTATCTCAATGTTTTCCTTTAATCGTTTAATCTCTTCGTCCATTGCTCCAATAATCCCTATTTTCATTCAAGACACCCTTTCAATATTCAATACATTTCGTAGTCTTTACCATTGTACATTTTTGTCCAAAAAAAGAAAACCTAGGATAACCTCCTAGGTAATTAATATAGTTCACTTTCATTATAATTAGGGTCAGAAATAACTATGACAACACGGCGATTTTTTTGAAGGTTTTCAACCGTCGTATTTGGTACGACAGGCCTTGTATCGCCATATCCAACAGCTAGGAAACGATAAGGCTCAATTTCATTTTCTTCTATTAAATAACGAATAACACTACTTGCTCTTGCTCCTGATAATTCCCAATTAGATGGGTAACGAAATGTGCTAATTGGTCTACTATCCGTGTGTCCTTCTACTTTAACTAAGTTTGGAATTGTTTCTAGTAGGCTACCCACTTTTGCTAGGAACGGTTTAGCCCCTTCTAGAATTTGAGCTTCTCCAGTTTCAAATAGCGTACGCTCTTGCAAAACCAGTACCACTCCACGATCATCTCTTGAGGCTGAAATAACCTCGGTTAACTGGTTTTCTTGTAGGAACTGTTCAACTTCTTGAATTAGTAAATCTAGTTCATAATCATTATCTTTTTCTTTAGTTTTAAGGTCGCGAAAAGGATCATTCACATCATTAGATGGGTCTCTCTTTACATTCGTGTCCTCAGCTGGATTTTCAAAAGGTATTAATGACGGATAAAATTCAAAAATTGCTCTTTGTTGAAAAGATTCTGCAACTGCTCGAAACTTAGTTGCGTCTACAACTGACATGGAAAATAAAAGTAT
It encodes the following:
- a CDS encoding GNAT family N-acetyltransferase, translating into MIHKKTYNALELKAGQHTLIIEGPISAKELASYKFHEGLVAFRPAQKQFHALLGIADLPEGRIIIARDHDTIIGYATFIYPDELERWSEANMDNLLELGAIEVAAPYRGCKVGKNMLRVSMMDDAMNDYIIITTEYYWHWDLKGTGLSVWDYRKAMEKMMNAGGLVWFATDDPEICSHPANCLMVRIGNRIDQDSIQRFDRIRFQNRFMY
- a CDS encoding acetoin utilization AcuB family protein; protein product: MIVEQIMKRNVIKILDSSTINEAHELMNANRVRHLPVVNETDDLVGIISDRDIRDARSSVFDTEEHLDYFANPVSKIMITDVITAHPLDFVEDVSSMFYEHNIGCLPIEEDDKLVGIITETDILHTLVQLMGAHQPSSQIEVLVENIAGMLAEIATIIKKRNINITSVLVYPSQDLEKKVLVFRLQTMDPRGVISDIEREGYKVLWPNLPGMSL
- a CDS encoding acetoin utilization protein AcuC, whose product is MAKLTGDVIMKNAAFIYSEEQQTYKFSNDHPFNQKRLDLTYDLLGKCNALKPEDIIPPRLATDEELLLIHDKEYVNAVKLASKGELRPSMATSYGIGTDDTPMFPNMHEAAALLVGGTLTAVDLVMSGSYLHACNLSGGLHHGFKGRASGFCIYNDSSIAIEYMRKKYNARVLYVDTDAHHGDGVQWAFYDDDDVCTLSIHETGRFLFPGTGNVNERGSGKGYGYSINVPVDAFTEDESWIHAYKTSLREVADFFKPDVILTQNGVDSHYYDPLTHLCSTMEIYREIPKLAHEIAHEYCGGKWIAVGGGGYDIWRVVPRAWSMLWLEMTDNQIGTGSLPGEWLKRWQKDAPVELPTTWEDPSPLYPEIPRKKEISEKNSLTLEKALSHLRNEKEKLRKRED
- a CDS encoding 5'-methylthioadenosine/adenosylhomocysteine nucleosidase: MKIGIIGAMDEEIKRLKENIEIQEEIVKATITFYVGTFEGKQVVVCKSGVGKVNAAITTQLLVDIFAVNKIIFTGVAGAVDPELNIGDIVISTSAVQHDLDASALGFKKGEVPMFAYSSDFPADEQLIKLAEQAAKNLDDVKTVKGRILSGDQFIADHKKVEELGHLFEGKCVEMEGASVAHVAMLNDIPFVIIRSMSDKANGEADVNFTEFTKLASERSFSIVHSMVAGM
- the motS gene encoding flagellar motor protein MotS, translating into MERRRQQKQDKGAPKWMVTFSDLMTLILVFFILLFSMSVVDATKFRAVAESFQQRAIFEFYPSLIPFENPAEDTNVKRDPSNDVNDPFRDLKTKEKDNDYELDLLIQEVEQFLQENQLTEVISASRDDRGVVLVLQERTLFETGEAQILEGAKPFLAKVGSLLETIPNLVKVEGHTDSRPISTFRYPSNWELSGARASSVIRYLIEENEIEPYRFLAVGYGDTRPVVPNTTVENLQKNRRVVIVISDPNYNESELY